A genomic window from Salvia splendens isolate huo1 chromosome 11, SspV2, whole genome shotgun sequence includes:
- the LOC121756305 gene encoding E3 ubiquitin ligase BIG BROTHER-related-like: MGDSNANANAKAPADTTASAEGEQNPINSPPNGGDGADNLNRRTPFTNLNQVDADLALARTLQEQERAYMMLAMGGGDGIPYGSWGDDSYGHENAIYDDDYDDASEEDYDGSGVEVDDDESEDAFDVHARGEGVEDDNQPVEMDPASFSSDEAFARALQDAEEREMAARMLALSGINEMVVGDDEDVDEDEDEDEDEQAGILPDTWDEVDPDELSYEELIALGEVVGTESRGLAADTIASLASVNYKSQDTQEGISDSCVICRLDYEDGDALTVLSCKHLYHPECINNWLQINKVCPVCNTEVSNSSGKS, translated from the exons ATGGGCGACTCCAATGCCAATGCCAATGCCAAAGCTCCCGCTGACACCACCGCCTCCGCTGAAGGAGAACAAAACCCTATCAACAGTCCGCCGAATGGAGGTGACGGCGCCGACAATCTCAACCGGAGAACTCCCTTTACGAACCTCAATCAAGTCGATGCGGATCTCGCCCTTGCCCGTACTCTCCAGGAACAG GAGAGAGCTTATATGATGTTGGCAATGGGTGGTGGTGatggcattccttatggaagcTGGGGAGATGATAGCTATGGGCATGAAAATGCAATATATGATGATGATTATGATGATGCTAGTGAAGAGGATTATGATGGTTCTGGTGTAGAGGTGGATGATGATGAATCAGAAGATGCTTTTGATGTGCATGCTCGTGGTGAAGGAGTAGAAGATGATAATCAACCAGTGGAAATGGATCCCGCTTCGTTTTCTAGTGATGAGGCCTTTGCTAGAGCATTGCAAGATGCTGAAGAACGGGAAATGGCTGCCAGAATGTTGGCTCTGTCAGGGATAAATGAGA TGGTTGTTGGGGATGATGAAGACgtggatgaagatgaagatgaagatgaagatgagcaAGCTGGAATTCTTCCG gatacATGGGACGAGGTTGATCCTGATGAACTCTCATATGAG GAGTTGATTGCATTAGGAGAAGTTGTTGGAACAGAGAGCAGGGGTCTTGCTGCAGATACTATAGCTTCTTTGGCTTCCGTCAACTATAAATCACAAGACACTCAAGAAGGGATCAGTGATTC CTGTGTAATATGTAGATTGGACTATGAGGATGGCGATGCATTGACTGTTCTCTCTTGCAAACATTTATATCATCCTGAATGTATTAACAATTGGTTACAAATCAACAAG GTTTGTCCCGTGTGCAACACTGAAGTATCGAACTCTTCAGGAAAAAGCTAG